The Mobula hypostoma chromosome 22, sMobHyp1.1, whole genome shotgun sequence genome includes a region encoding these proteins:
- the LOC134336427 gene encoding uncharacterized protein LOC134336427 isoform X2 gives MTSEENGKDLIFEGYLKKQKDKMVQSVRKKEDRNHEYIFEMVMKNGKRKVLAAESSDLRAVWMEFLWKAMQLPGPGKKNSACTWHDIPHLIQRAASLCPNTTEREDSMGSLCSTDTQSEDYTSDAVYFAFPVHSRQTSSTASDLDESSNVRRSNITSSSEEGESVDNEATPASQGSAGDQREQEMEAVTVPSLKPKATDRVNCLSGIYNVPKPVSGKSTVPSGVHVPCEEPSTSIPEVSLLDEIISDFSHSTSCWLDSE, from the exons GTTCAGTCAGTGAGAAAAAAGGAAGACAGGAACCATGAGTATATATTTGAGATGGTCATGAAGAATGGGAAGAGAAAGGTGCTG GCCGCGGAGAGCTCGGACCTGCGCGCCGTGTGGATGGAGTTTCTGTGGAAGGCCATGCAGCTTCCGGGGCCAGGGAAGAAGAACTCGGCCTGCACATG GCACGACATCCCCCACCTGATTCAACGGGCCGCCTCACTTTGTCCGAATACGACTGAGCGGGAAGATTCCATGGGATCGCTGTGCTCCACGGACACACAGAGCGAGGACTACACCTCAGACGCCGTATACTTCGCGTTCCCCGTGCATTCCCGCCAGACTTCGTCGACAGCCTCGGACTTAG ATGAATCATCGAACGTGAGGCGCAGCAACATCACCTCGTCCAGTGAAGAGGGGGAGTCTGTGGATAATGAGGCCACACCCGCGTCCCAAG GGAGCGCAGGGGACCAAAGGGAACAAGAGATGGAGGCAGTAACTGTGCCGAGCCTGAAGCCAAAGGCGACTGACAGAG TGAACTGCCTTAGTGGAATCTACAATGTCCCGAAACCAGTGAGTGGGAAGTCAACAGTTCCCTCGG GTGTGCACGTGCCCTGTGAAGAGCCATCCACCTCCATACCCGAGGTGAGCCTTCTAGACGAGATCATCTCGGACTTCAGCCATTCGACATCCTGCTGGCTGGACTCAGAGTGA